One window of Papaver somniferum cultivar HN1 chromosome 9, ASM357369v1, whole genome shotgun sequence genomic DNA carries:
- the LOC113308409 gene encoding GDP-mannose transporter GONST2-like isoform X1, translated as MSADFTLDPAISHDPEDPEYSSRNGKPTLKRRDSLVFKILDGFLEQRNRSFINIATNAVRRVTSKRFSGETREGHPDDSSLPINGDGRREHGSEKKSGPLLSGTAYCISSCSMILLNKVVLSSYGFDAGISLMFYQNLVSVVVVMALKLFGLVSTEKLTWKLIKVWIPVNIIFIGMLVTGMYSLKYINIAMVTILKNLTNILTAIGELYIFKKRQNRKVWTAMLMMIISALTSGITDLSFDAVGYTWQIFNCILTASYSLTLRRVMDTAKQTTRSGSLNEVTMVLLNNALSLPLAIFLIIVFKEWEYVYTVDVVRLPMFWVVATASGLLGLSISFTSMWFLNQTGPTTYSLVGSLNKIPISIAGLLLFNVSLSMSNLFSILFGLFAGVLFARAKMS; from the exons ATGTCTGCTGATTTTACATTGGATCCGGCTATTAGCCATGATCCGGAGGATCCAGAGTATAGCTCTAGAAATGGAAAACCAACCTTGAAGAGAAGAGATAGTCTAGTCTTCAAGATTCTTGATGGCTTTTTAGAGCAAAGAAATCGGTCGTTTATCAATATTGCAACAAATGCTGTGAGAAGAGTTACAAGCAAAAG GTTCTCAGGAGAAACTCGAGAAGGTCACCCCGATGACAGCAGTCTTCCGATTAATGGCGACGGAAGGCGGGAACATGGATCCGAAAAAAAGTCTGGCCCTCTCTTATCTGGAACAGCCTACTGTATTTCATCTTGCAGCATGATCTTGCTGAACAAAGTTGTTCTTTCGAGCTATGGATTTGATGCAGGAATATCTCTTATGTTTTACCAG AATCTTGTCAGTGTCGTTGTTGTTATGGCATTGAAACTTTTTGGACTGGTATCCACTGAAAAACTCACGTGGAAACTGATCAAGGTTTGGATTCCGGTTAATATAATATTTATTGGAATGCTTGTGACGGGCATGTATAG TTTGAAGTACATAAACATTGCAATGGTGACAATCTTGAAGAATCTGACGAATATTTTAACGGCGATCGGAGAATTATATATTTTCAAGAAGCGTCAAAACCGGAAAGTGTGGACCGCAATGTTAATGATG ATAATATCTGCTCTAACCAGTGGAATTACCGATCTCTCTTTCGACGCTGTGGGTTATACATGGCAAATTTTTAATTGTATTCTCACTGCAAGCTACTCG CTTACCCTACGACGGGTCATGGACACCGCAAAGCAAACAACAAGGTCTGGATCTCTTAATGAAGTTACCATGGTGCTGCTTAACAACGCACTCTCGTTGCCGTTGGCCATCTTCTTAATCATTGTCTTTAAGGAATGGGAATACGTATATACTGT CGATGTAGTCAGGTTACCAATGTTTTGGGTTGTGGCGACGGCAAGTGGATTGCTTGGACTATCAATCAGTTTCACCTCTATGTGGTTTTTGAATCAAACCGGCCCAACCACTTACAG CCTGGTCGGGTCCTTAAACAAGATTCCAATTTCCATTGCCGGATTACTTCTGTTCAATGTTTCACTTAGCATGTCCAACCTTTTCAGCATactatttg GACTGTTTGCTGGAGTATTATTTGCCAGGGCCAAAATGTCTTGA
- the LOC113308409 gene encoding GDP-mannose transporter GONST2-like isoform X2: MILLNKVVLSSYGFDAGISLMFYQNLVSVVVVMALKLFGLVSTEKLTWKLIKVWIPVNIIFIGMLVTGMYSLKYINIAMVTILKNLTNILTAIGELYIFKKRQNRKVWTAMLMMIISALTSGITDLSFDAVGYTWQIFNCILTASYSLTLRRVMDTAKQTTRSGSLNEVTMVLLNNALSLPLAIFLIIVFKEWEYVYTVDVVRLPMFWVVATASGLLGLSISFTSMWFLNQTGPTTYSLVGSLNKIPISIAGLLLFNVSLSMSNLFSILFGLFAGVLFARAKMS, encoded by the exons ATGATCTTGCTGAACAAAGTTGTTCTTTCGAGCTATGGATTTGATGCAGGAATATCTCTTATGTTTTACCAG AATCTTGTCAGTGTCGTTGTTGTTATGGCATTGAAACTTTTTGGACTGGTATCCACTGAAAAACTCACGTGGAAACTGATCAAGGTTTGGATTCCGGTTAATATAATATTTATTGGAATGCTTGTGACGGGCATGTATAG TTTGAAGTACATAAACATTGCAATGGTGACAATCTTGAAGAATCTGACGAATATTTTAACGGCGATCGGAGAATTATATATTTTCAAGAAGCGTCAAAACCGGAAAGTGTGGACCGCAATGTTAATGATG ATAATATCTGCTCTAACCAGTGGAATTACCGATCTCTCTTTCGACGCTGTGGGTTATACATGGCAAATTTTTAATTGTATTCTCACTGCAAGCTACTCG CTTACCCTACGACGGGTCATGGACACCGCAAAGCAAACAACAAGGTCTGGATCTCTTAATGAAGTTACCATGGTGCTGCTTAACAACGCACTCTCGTTGCCGTTGGCCATCTTCTTAATCATTGTCTTTAAGGAATGGGAATACGTATATACTGT CGATGTAGTCAGGTTACCAATGTTTTGGGTTGTGGCGACGGCAAGTGGATTGCTTGGACTATCAATCAGTTTCACCTCTATGTGGTTTTTGAATCAAACCGGCCCAACCACTTACAG CCTGGTCGGGTCCTTAAACAAGATTCCAATTTCCATTGCCGGATTACTTCTGTTCAATGTTTCACTTAGCATGTCCAACCTTTTCAGCATactatttg GACTGTTTGCTGGAGTATTATTTGCCAGGGCCAAAATGTCTTGA
- the LOC113308409 gene encoding GDP-mannose transporter GONST2-like isoform X3, whose translation MVTILKNLTNILTAIGELYIFKKRQNRKVWTAMLMMIISALTSGITDLSFDAVGYTWQIFNCILTASYSLTLRRVMDTAKQTTRSGSLNEVTMVLLNNALSLPLAIFLIIVFKEWEYVYTVDVVRLPMFWVVATASGLLGLSISFTSMWFLNQTGPTTYSLVGSLNKIPISIAGLLLFNVSLSMSNLFSILFGLFAGVLFARAKMS comes from the exons ATGGTGACAATCTTGAAGAATCTGACGAATATTTTAACGGCGATCGGAGAATTATATATTTTCAAGAAGCGTCAAAACCGGAAAGTGTGGACCGCAATGTTAATGATG ATAATATCTGCTCTAACCAGTGGAATTACCGATCTCTCTTTCGACGCTGTGGGTTATACATGGCAAATTTTTAATTGTATTCTCACTGCAAGCTACTCG CTTACCCTACGACGGGTCATGGACACCGCAAAGCAAACAACAAGGTCTGGATCTCTTAATGAAGTTACCATGGTGCTGCTTAACAACGCACTCTCGTTGCCGTTGGCCATCTTCTTAATCATTGTCTTTAAGGAATGGGAATACGTATATACTGT CGATGTAGTCAGGTTACCAATGTTTTGGGTTGTGGCGACGGCAAGTGGATTGCTTGGACTATCAATCAGTTTCACCTCTATGTGGTTTTTGAATCAAACCGGCCCAACCACTTACAG CCTGGTCGGGTCCTTAAACAAGATTCCAATTTCCATTGCCGGATTACTTCTGTTCAATGTTTCACTTAGCATGTCCAACCTTTTCAGCATactatttg GACTGTTTGCTGGAGTATTATTTGCCAGGGCCAAAATGTCTTGA
- the LOC113308410 gene encoding probable indole-3-pyruvate monooxygenase YUCCA10 has product MATAADQVVIIVGAGPSGIATSACLNHLSIPNIVLERDDCLASIWTKKSYDRLHLHLSKQFTDLPHMPLPSDYPMFISRQQFVDYLENYATHFNVSPLYNRCVELATFDENTKKWNLKVKNTGSAGDSEDYEEYSTKFLVVATGETTDAYIPEIEGLSGFKGDILHSTEFKNGEKFAKKNVLVVGSGNSGMEISLDLADFGANTSIVVRSPVHIINKETAYLGLRLLKHLPLNIVDGLLVFLSKLVYGDTSKYGIVRPKEEGPFLMKGKYGKYPILDVGTFNKIKSGHIQVLPAIKSITGDCVEFVNGKSYQFDVLLFATGFTRATNKWLKDDDYLIGENGISKQSFPNNWKGKNGLYCAGLARKGIYGTAIDAQKIAADINTLL; this is encoded by the exons ATGGCGACAGCAGCAGATCAAGTGGTGATAATAGTTGGAGCTGGTCCATCAGGCATAGCAACTTCAGCATGTTTGAACCATCTTTCCATACCAAACATAGTCTTGGAAAGAGATGATTGTCTGGCTTCAATATGGACCAAGAAATCTTACGATCGTCTTCACCTCCATCTATCAAAGCAATTCACTGATCTTCCTCACATGCCGCTTCCTTCTGATTACCCCATGTTCATCTCTAGACAACAATTTGTGGATTACTTGGAAAATTACGCTACCCATTTTAACGTCAGTCCATTGTACAATCGGTGTGTTGAATTGGCAACATTTGATGAAAATACTAAGAAATGGAACTTGAAAGTCAAGAATACGGGGAGTGCCGGCGACAGTGAAGATTACGAAGAATATTCAACCAAGTTTTTGGTGGTGGCGACAGGAGAAACAACTGATGCATATATACCTGAAATTGAAGGTTTGAGTGGATTTAAAGGAGACATACTCCATTCAACCGAGTTTAAGAATGGAGAGAAATTTGCAAAGAAAAATGTTTTGGTTGTGGGGTCTGGAAATTCTGGCATGGAAATCTCTCTTGATCTAGCAGATTTTGGTGCCAATACATCTATTGTTGTTCGAAGCCCT GTTCatataatcaataaggagacggcATATTTGGGTCTGCGATTATTGAAACATCTACCTCTAAATATAGTTGACGGATTACTTGTGTTTTTGAGCAAGTTAGTTTATGGTGACACGTCCAAGTATGGAATTGTCAGACCCAAGGAAGAAGGGCCTTTCTTGATGAAAGGTAAATATGGGAAATATCCCATCCTTGATGTCGGGACTTTCAACAAAATCAAGTCCGGTCATATCCAG GTTTTGCCAGCTATAAAAAGCATAACgggtgattgtgtagaatttgtTAATGGAAAGTCGTACCAATTCGATGTGTTACTTTTCGCGACAGGATTTACGAGGGCAACAAACAAGTGGCTCAAG GATGATGATTACCTTATTGGAGAAAATGGGATctcaaaacagagttttcctaaCAACTGGAAAGGGAAGAACGGACTATATTGTGCTGGTTTGGCGCGAAAGGGGATATATGGAACTGCAATTGATGCCCAGAAAATAGCTGCTGATATCAACACACTATTGTGA